Below is a genomic region from Henckelia pumila isolate YLH828 chromosome 3, ASM3356847v2, whole genome shotgun sequence.
ttaaaaaacccatGTACATTTCCTCTGTTCTGTGCTCTTGAACTCTTGATTCTCTTGTGCCTTTAGTTTAAGTATAGGTCGTCAATTCAATCTATCTTGATGGGATTTTTGCTTCTGTTGAGTATTATAGAAGGGATTTTTCTAGTAGGTAGCGACAAGAGGCTACATCGATAGCGAATAAAATTCTGTTACGAGTAAGTGGAGAAGAAATATCTCAATAGATTCTTATCTCATTCCATTCAAGTGGCTCAACCAGTAACCAATGGAGAAAACTAAAAAATCCATGGTTTCCTTGTGGAACCCTATTTCGCCCAAGTTGTTTCGGAACTGGAAAAAGGAAGTGGTTTTTCGCACAGCTTGCTCATAGAAATATATGTGCCTTGATAGATTGTCCCAATAAATAATCATTAAATAATATTAGACATTTGAGTCTGAGAGATAGTCGAATTGGATCATAACTGTAACACCCCAAAATTTTATTTGGATGTTTAGTTAAATTAGATGTGatgaaattaataataataataataataataataataataataataataataatagtaataacaataacaacaacaacaaaaacaacactattcaataaaatatataaaatctatAAAATATGTCAAaaagtaataaatttttttaaaaaattagatatattaatttaaaatgttatttaggtaataaaaataaaaaatcgtaTAAAAGTACGACACTTGGCTAAACAAGTGTCAAAAATTAGAAACTAATCCAAGACACTTGTCCAGGCTTGGTGGGCCGTCTCCTCCTATAAATATGCCTCATTCCAAGACTTTTTAATCAAAAAAATTGGTCCACTTTTCGTGAGGTGTGGAGCACGAAGTAGAAGGTTGAAATTAAggtgaaaaataagaaaaaaataagaaaaataccaAAGCTTGTCAAAACATTCTCAAATTTGTTTACAATAACCCTTTCCTACCTAAAAACCATGGTGTCCTTGAGGTGTAACGAAATCATGATACATCACTTCAAAAAATTCAAGTTCGTGAAGAAACATTTCTCgaaaaattcaagaaaacaGTTTCAAGGTATCTAGTTCATACTTGTTTTTCTCATCCTTATTGACTGGATTTTATTATGATCACAACATAAAAgttgttcaaaatattttataatttataaatatgtCGGCCGATTGTTCTTTTGATCTACGGAAAGGTTGTTTTTAATGACCTAATAAAGCTTGATCACCATCCtagtttttcaaattttggcaTTTTTCGTTGGGAATCTTAAAAGTGCTCATCATAACAGTTGTAGAACATCCAAAAATATACCTACCTGAAAATCATGGCCATGACAACGACCTCACTTTCTGTCGCACTAGCGCGTGTATCTAAAAATACACCTACCCGTAGCCGCCGCCTCTGTCTGCCGTCTGGAACTTttgaaccctcaaaaatatgatatatcttctatttatatggtccgaaacccataccaattaatttccttccaaCACAAGGACTTTTCGGAACAGTCTAACACTGGAACCCGCCCGCGCGCCTGGAAGAAGTCTCGCGCGCGTGCACAACAAAAAAACAGATTTCTGGAACTCTGATtcgcgcacgggcgagctcaAATCTCGCTCGTGCGCCTCACATTTTCTGATCCGAgcgacaattttgaaaaattcatatctggagttctagctgtcggatcgagctaaaatttatacaaaagcttcaaaacatcttgaactctaTTCAAAAcgatggagattggatttggatatttttaaaattaaatttgaatttttgaacaaagctgctccgtaattcactctttaaaaatccattttcctacaaaatcaacccgaggagtgaaatacacaagcatgcactaaaacacataaaaacacttaaaaacaatatgaatgcacacaaaatagacataaacctatctcgaaataatgcacacaaaatagacataaacctatcacaaaataatgcacacaaaatgcacttatcaggtgTCCAGCTTGTTGACCTACGTCTAGCAGCAGGTTTGAGGGTCCCTAGGGGCTGGTGGGACTGCTGGTTAGAGGCTGGAACGAAGGGTATCAGATTGGGTTCAAGGGAAGAGGATGATTGCTCATGGTTTTGGGTTTTGGGATGATGGTGTCGGCTGGCCCATGCATGGCCATGTACCAGCCGACCAGCGGCTAGGTTAGGACTGgaaggaccctgggaaggtcctgccgatGGCGGTCCGGCCGGCCATGGCCGGAGCAAGGCGGCGGCAGCCCTTGAAGGACTGCTGCACGCTCCCGAGAGAGGTGTAGGGGGAAGGGTTCGGGCTGGGGGTATGGGGTCGGGCTGGGCCAGGGCTGGGGTTTGGGTCGGGTTGAGACAAACCTAACTCTCTAAaagtaaataataaataaaaaacttcGGAATTTTTCGAAACATTTTGCCATGACTCGTTTAAAACTATTAAAAAGCCAACATATCACACTCAACAGTTCAAACAAATGAAATAAACACCTGATAAAAAAGTTCAAATACGATAATCATAGGATCCAAAAGTGGAGTAAATCCCACACAGTTTCGGAATAATAACATGTTAAGTTTACATGCCAAAAATTCTAAAgcagggaaaacacatcctggaAATGACTGACAATGtatgaaaatatttcaactcataAATAAAAAGGGCAACATCAGAGTTCTGCCAAAAGCTAAAAGCACGTCGTTCAAGAGCCTGCACCACCGGTGACCTCGCCCTCGGGATCCTACCCCTCAGCCTCAATGTAATAGtcatcacctgaaaacaataagtgtagtgaatCTAAAGGACTCAGTaagaatatggggggggggggataacgagtactacataaatacaagcacatgCAGATTTAAAATAGCTAATACTTAAAGTACTATTATGCCCTTAACTTTAAATGGAAGATTTCTGACAATAATGAGTTCATGCCATAAcgtatgcatggctaagtcgaatATAAACAACGTAAATGAATaactgtactgaaacataaCAAAAAAGTTTTGGTGAAcctagatccttgaattgtgactctatgatttcgatcatgatcatgactgcagtgcactatgccgaaaggaagtcaggatatctcTCAACTCGTTTTAACCTGTGGGTGGTAAGGGAAAACAAGATTTCTCTCGACttgtccaaacccataaatttggtaagggaagctaagacGTCTCCTAAATCATCCAAACACATGAATATTTTTATAAGGGAAGCTAAGACGTCTCTTAACTCGTCCAAACACGTGataaatgtagtcacaatcatctcacctcgttcataaaatattttctttccttcatgaatatgagacttagcatgcatatgtaagtatgacgtacatgtaaatatttGAACTGTAATCATGTAAATGATTCACACATGGAtaatcgggatggtgatttaggagacaaaccaTAGGATGGAAATTTAACCCACAACTTGCACTTAAGACAAAGTCAAGCGGTTCGCCCATAAAATTTGTAACTTGTTTgattcttattcaaaaaggattccgcttgaaaccacgacttcATTAAACTTAGAACTAAGTAGATAAATCATCCTCAGAATTTATTTCCTAAAAAACCATGTTATAAAAATCccatttccggacagcccctcctaaaatttcaaaattctgCACCCTTCCTTTATATGTATAGAACTCGACCGAATcttaaccaaattaattctcGCTTTCACCGACTTATTCCTAACATCTTGGCCTAATTCCAGACCTGAACCCATGGCCAAATTCTTATTTTAGCCTAACCTTAGCCCTATGTTTCTGGACAGCCCCAGCAGTTCCAGAAATTCTGCTCATGCCATCCTCTTTATACCCAATCAAAAACTTATTTATTTGTCTCTCAACCCCAAGCCAATATCTTAGTATCAAAACCAACATTTAAGCTCACCCAAAACTCTCTCGAAACTTACCACAACCAGCTCAAATTCAACTCCACAAGGCAACCAAAAAACCAAGCCCCTAACTCTAGGCAAATTCGAATTTTCCTCCAAACCAACTCACAATCTAACTTCAACTCATCCTaacactaccatgtgaactacatataaCCCATGGTAGTTCCCTAATTCACCATCCAAATCCACACACAAGCATACAATATTTTTCAAAACACCACTATGCATTCATTTctgaaaaaaaatcgaaagaaCCCCATATCATAACCAATCTGAAATTTTCGAATTCAACAAGGCTATCATGACAACATCTTTTAAATGCATAACATTAATCGTTCCTCACAAGCaaggcttttaaaaaaaatcgcaGGAACTAATCAGCATGTAAGAACCAAAACTTGCACAGAATTTCAAAGGAAAACAGGgcatggatttttcaaaaagaaGACAATGATATGCATACACACTACAACACAATACATATTAAGCTATAGGGCCAAAGGAACCACATTCTTGCCTAAACCAGTGAAGCCAATGAGTAAGGGCTCGAAATGAGCTAAAAGTCGAGCCAAGAAAACTGAGACAGCCCGCACAGCTCGAGCTGGGGATGAGTTGCATCACAGCTGACGGCTGGCCTGAGCAGCGGGTGGAGGTCGACGACGAAATTGCTTGGAGAAGAGATGAAGATGACAACCCTTGGTGCTAGGAGAGAAAATGAGGGGAGTCGTGTGAGGTGTGTGATTTTGAGCATGAATGAGAGTGTGAGAAATGGTGGAGGCTAGGGTTAAATCCTTAAGTCTAAGTGTGTAAGTTTGGGTGTAAAAGTGTTACCCAACAATCAAGAGTGCTACACCATAATAGTAATTAGGACTATAAATTAAATTGCACTAGATAAAAATACAAGCTTGAAAATCCtaacttaaaatattaaatttgattttactagtccgggaattaaaatgctaatttttttcgcaaaagttaaaaatattaaattctaatgcgcgggaaaaaaatataatatttagccaatcaacacataaaattaaaataataataaaaaaataaaatcataaatattaaatactaatttaggcatgaaaatcaaattaagaaattctaggcgtcacaattcctccctccctaatatgGAATTTCTTCCTCAAAATTAAGACTTACCAAAGAGTTCTGGATAACGAGTCCTAATATCTGCctctgcttcccaagtggcctcttcctCTGAATGAttctgccatctcaccttgatcatAGGAATCGACTTGTTACAAAGTTTCCTCTCATGTCTATCCAAAATCTGGATGGGCCTCTCCTCATATGTCATGTGAGGATATAACTGAAGAGGTTCCATGCTAAGCACATGGGACGGATTCGAGACGTATTTCCTCAGCATCGATACATGGAAGACGTTATGAACTCCatcaaggttaggcggcaaGGCCACCCTATAAGCCAATGCCCCTACCCTGTACAATATCTCGAAGGGTCCTATGAACCTTGGTGCTAATTTTCCTTTCTTCCCGAATCTCATTACACCCTTCATAGGTGCTACTCGGACAAAGACATGATCtcccaccgagaactccaagtctctcctcctatggtcagcataactcttctgcctgcTCCGtacagtcctcatcctatcgcggatcttggctacaaccTTGGCAGTCTGCTGAACAATCTCGGGTCCCAACTCTGACTTCTCACCAATCTCGGTCCATAATACCGGTGATCTACACGGTCTCCCATAGAGTGCCTCGTAAGGCTCCATATCAATGgtggtctgatagctgttatgtTGTGACCCTGTATGGAATCATCTACTAACTGGCaattaatagcatgcattaaacttaatacaacaaaatacttaacagagtaaaacgtgcggaaacataatccataaattacatatcagcttagtaaaatatattcaggcttaatactgtagtgatacaaccatatcgaaaaacttaaaagtaaacattatacagctatatcgaattctgctgtataattaactcctcaaggctcctgctccctagtcctgccttgaactaccagctccgtccatccggcgacctgccccgtggaataggttgtccaagataacaaataGGACGTGAGTggtaacgcccagtacataaacatgagtaaacatatgtatataattgatgcaacatgatgactggtaaatggtcatctgaaaagtcatgctcagtaccggtgccacatgagtgctgccaccgcacggatcaacctctgggtgcaaccacactcgtctagtacaccagagtagtcagacatacatgtccccgccgtcgcggtactctcaatgacagactatcgagtatagagctgagcggctctataatcaggtataacaaggtataggctcaacgtgtatatgcacatgacatatgaatatggaaaacggtaaatcatatatcatgccatataataatgccaaataaatgcaacatataaacatgtatactcgctggcaatctcagtcaatgtgtacgtacctctaggctagttcaagtatagtagatcctaggttccaagccttcgtccgtagatagccctttggagtcgctagtcccggatgactataaccacaccttggttattccagaacctctattataaccgatagggccctcaagtgtataactcacactgtataactgatcgaagaaggaaacttggaattcgtatttgaaaatgaactccaaagacccctatttatagccaaaatttccggaaacgaacgttgcgtccgttcgggttcgttgcgtccgttcctgcaTGTTTgatacttgtcaaaactcgtagcTTAGTCATCAAGCCGCCTCATGCCTGTATGTATCTcaaggaacgttgcgtccgttgaggaacgttgcgtccattctgcccctccatcgttgcgtccgacgGCCAACGAAAGCTCTGTTCGTCAAATCATCTTTTAAGTTGATTAAGCCCtaaaattggttaattactaacccttaatcatgtttaacatattattatcttaaaatgggttttgggttactacattctccccacctttagacatttcgtccgcgaaataaaatctaaagacaaatcaagataacaatatgaaacatcaaaccatgttttattacaacaactgtaattacacctttacatggtaatcaaaagtacaaggcaaacaactcaggatattctactcgcatatggctctcggtttcccaagttgcctcctcaacgcctcggcgctgccactgtaccatcacaaatggtatagtcttgttccgaagaactttctccttcctgtctaggatatggagtggtcgttcaacatacgatAGATCTGACTTTAGCAGAacatcagtagactgaatcacatgtgattcatcaTCTATATActatcgaagtaacgacacatgaaaaacattatgtatactggaaagagatggcggtaacgccaaacgataagcaacatctccaatcttctccagtttctggaaaggcccaataaaacgaggtgataacttgtctttcacaccgaatctcatcaccttcctgaaaggtgatactcgtagaaacacatattcaccgggctaaaactgaagtggcctacggtgaatattagcataactttCTTGCCGATCTTGAGTAATTTTGATCCTttgtttgatcaaatctaccttgtctacaatctgctgcaccaactcaggaccttcgacttgtcgttccccgacttcatcccagaataatggagtacgacaccatcgaccatacaatgcctcgaaaggtgccatatcaatactacgatgataactgttatagttggcaaattcgatcaaaggtaactgatcctgccaagataagccaaagaccatgacagaagaacgtagcatatcttcCAACGTATGAAcatccgctctgactgcccgttagtctccggatgatatgcagtgcttaAACTCAGAGTgttacccaacgcctgctgaaaactaccccaaaaacgtgaggtaaatcgcgggtctctatcactaactatgctcactggaatcccatgtaatcgcactatctcctggatgtataagcgtgtcatgcgatcataagaatattctcagttgtaaggaatgaaatgtgctgattttgtcaaacggtcaacaacgacccagatagcatcacactgacgtgaagtcataggcaagtgggtgacgaaatccatagtcacgtgctcccacttccattcgggaatctcaagattctgcagtaatccacctggtcgtcggtgttcagccttgacctgttgacaaaccaaacatctcgaaaaaaattgatatacactccgcttcatccctttccaccagaatctggttcgcaagtccttatacattttcatacttccaggattaACTGACAATTGACTCCTGTGAgattgagaaagaatatcattcctgagctccgcaacatcaggcacaaccactcgatttgataagcataataaaccatctgcctgataatggaatccagatgtattaaatTCATTGGCTAATTGTGCCAaatgctgagtcttaacatcagatatctgagcgtctctaatccgagaatacaaagctggctcagataatatagtatacaaacgaatcccatttctttctttcttgtgcttgagtgtaaaactcaatgacCAATACTCCTgaaccatatgagatatttcactagtctgaagtgcagaaagtctcacctgccgactcaaggcatcagcagtaagattcgcagaacctggatgatatttgatttcacaatcataatccttcagaagatccatccaacgtctctgtcgcatattaaactccgcctgagtgaataaatacttcaaactcttgtgattcgtgaatatctcaaatttctctccataaagataatgtctccaaatcttgagcgcaaatacaatggcggctaactcgagatcatgtactggataattattcgcATGCGTCTTAAACTGTCGAgatgcataggcaataacatgtccattttgtgtcaaaacacaacctaaaccctgaccagaggcatcagtatagacaacataacctcccgatccagaaggtagagctagcacaggtgcagtagtaagacttctacgcagctcgtgaaatgactcctcacaatccgaggaccaaataaAGCCAACATCTTTCCAtttaagctgtgtcaaaggcctggccaactgtgcaaaattctcgatgaaccgacggtaataacccgctagacccaagaaactacgaatctcaacaACCGTCATCGAACGataccagttcagcactgcctctatcttacttggatcaacagatattccttcactagaaatcacatgaccgagaaacactacccgatcaagccagaattcacacttgctcaatttcgcatacagctgcttatctcgtaacgtctgcaaaacaattctcagatgttgtgcatgctcatccttttcatgagaatagacaagaatatcatcaatgaagacgatgacaaatctatccatatattctcaaaatacctgattcatcagattcataaagactgccggtgcattcgtcaaaccgaatggcatcactaaaaattcaaaatgcccgtatctggtcttgaaagcagtcgtagaaatatctgagtctcgtacccgcatctggtggtatccagatctcagatctattttagagtagacagaagtaccatttaattgatcaaacagatcatcaattcgtggcaaaggatacttattcttgatggtgacacgattcagctgcctgtaatcaatacataaccgcatcgatccatcatttttcttgacaaataacacaggtgctccccatggagaaacactcggatgaatatatcccttatcaattagatcctgcaactgctgtttcaattccctcatctctgatggtgccagACGATAGGGTGcttgggatataggcgtagttcctggtactagatcaataccaaattcaacctctcaaaccggaggaaaaccagtaatctcatcagggaatacatcaaaaaactcgctgacaaccggtaactaatcgatacccggactactcgtgaacatatcaactgcatagatgaggtagccctccccacctgtttctaagacatgacatgccttcagagccgatacaagtggcattggaggtcgcgcactctcaccataaaagtaccagctatcaccctcatccggatgaaactgtaccagacatTGATaaaaatccacagtagcgtgatacaaagtcagcatatctattcccaaaatacaatcaaaatatgtcatcgctaatatcatcagattagccgataacacattaccctcaaactctagaaggcaacccatcactagatgcttagttactacctccttcTCCAgcagagtagatacaactaaatgcATATCTAATGATaaataaggtaatctatgtctcttaacaaatcgactagaaataaag
It encodes:
- the LOC140889821 gene encoding uncharacterized protein, which encodes MKGVMRFGKKGKLAPRFIGPFEILYRVGALAYRVALPPNLDGVHNVFHVSMLRKYVSNPSHVLSMEPLQLYPHMTYEERPIQILDRHERKLCNKSIPMIKVRWQNHSEEEATWEAEADIRTRYPELFGDDYYIEAEG